The following proteins are encoded in a genomic region of Cetobacterium sp. 8H:
- a CDS encoding transposase family protein yields the protein MNNIVKFLDDNLEYAKHEVIEDTIHITVVSNRTLVKCPYCSKESKKLHSYYVRSFQDLPIQDKKVIIMIKNRKFICENQDCSKKIFSENFSCIEKSKKSKRLIKYIIDLSMRISSIDASNMLRKNVVNVGKSTIYNILKKRYT from the coding sequence ATGAATAATATAGTTAAATTTTTGGATGATAATTTAGAATATGCAAAACATGAAGTTATAGAGGATACTATTCATATAACTGTAGTTTCTAATAGAACTTTAGTAAAATGTCCGTATTGCTCTAAAGAATCTAAAAAATTACATTCATATTACGTTCGTAGTTTTCAAGATCTTCCTATTCAAGATAAAAAAGTTATTATTATGATAAAAAATAGAAAATTTATTTGTGAAAATCAAGATTGTTCTAAAAAAATTTTTTCAGAAAATTTTAGTTGTATTGAAAAATCCAAGAAATCAAAGCGTCTAATAAAGTATATTATAGATTTGTCTATGAGAATAAGCTCTATTGATGCGAGTAATATGCTAAGAAAAAATGTTGTCAATGTAGGAAAGAGTACTATATATAATATCTTAAAAAAAAGATATACATAG
- a CDS encoding transposase, whose product MWLKNAAKLNIRELNNFLGGIKRDKKAIENAITYRYTNALAEGSVNKLKTLKKTMYGKASFETLRKKLLWYEKNK is encoded by the coding sequence ATTTGGTTAAAAAATGCTGCAAAATTAAATATAAGAGAGTTAAATAACTTTCTTGGTGGTATAAAAAGAGACAAAAAAGCTATAGAAAATGCTATTACTTATAGATATACAAATGCTTTAGCTGAAGGTAGTGTGAATAAATTAAAAACATTAAAAAAGACAATGTATGGGAAAGCATCCTTTGAAACTTTAAGAAAAAAACTTCTATGGTACGAAAAAAATAAATAG
- the brxC gene encoding BREX system P-loop protein BrxC, with product MIGENILIKDTLKNDIGRKINGVVKAENNLEATIATELSEYVVTEEVRKHLTKLFDRYVDSLFNNTEDMGVWISGFFGSGKSHFLKMVGYIIENKVHGGKKATDYFKDKIKDPILQSNLEKASEKPTDVILFNIDNVTDHGAFLNKDSIVVAFLKKFNEYQGFSREDIKVADFERMVWKKGKFQEFKDAFEEETGDTWEEGRRNIDFNGDEFIDVVENLGIMSRENAERWLEKESVKSTSVESFCDLLSDYLAVKEKDHRIVFLVDEIGQYIGDKSEFMLNLQTLIELLGVKFQGKVWVGVTSQQDLGAILDSNDRKKNDFSKIQDRFKTMLPLSSGNIDEVIKKRLLEKREIEGEDLQNFYDKKRIDLENLVSFEKKGITLRLYDNKYDFSETYPFIGYQFNLLQTVFEKVRHMGHSGQHMSRGERSLLSSFQEAGIRVSEEKVGALVPFNYFYESIEQFLEDNARRPIMHAKNDKGVDEFGIELLKLLFLLKGINGIEPNLNTLTSFMVDSIDCDRIELESRIKKALAKLQKEVLIQKDGDAYYFLTNEEQDINKEIADEDVELGAVYKALDSYIFEDICPKKSITVEETGNKYSFSRKIDEYPMGKFGEQLDIVILTPSADDYNKISLLGTRGGYDLIIKLPENHNEYLAEIKYSLKVESYVKKTQRENSREIIAQILESKGRENKNRKRRIQNEIKAALEEAEIYLDGHRVDIKAKDAEKVIEESLKASANNRFKNAKLIKKKYDEGRIRDVLSTEFDSTNQLFKLDSDMEKNQNIEAIREVLNRVTNLDKRGATVTLKDLVDYFTIKPYGWDLFSVNGLVAELWVYKRINLEESKVLVTNKKEAREYLTKSQTKTLERLVITLREEIDRELVNRVNNVLKKLWGTEFEVKGDSPKEELFSIIEKRKNLAIMHKKECEAKKYPGVKLLKSWIDLLDDIVTLKGKPEKVLKEFIQMEDELLELNEKEATVEDFFKTAKKDKFDNGVKKLRELDQLSDYLGELKNSSSYSRLREIREMEYPYSCIREIDGLLDSLKEEETKIIEEEKTNLLAKAEKSFQKLQNILKDKEEILKEAERKSEEFKKEIVDIKDSSIFTKERRLNNAILDIENNYRRGIRNDVSTFEREILEELEKKDSVDELIKRVRLTFENLKSECNTRKIEELEGLLKIAESEKDGFVNEASGKMVKKQRVSMKKIAIKTKYNVATESDVETYIEELEKEIAALKAKMLEAVKENKIVDIN from the coding sequence ATGATTGGAGAGAACATTTTAATAAAAGATACCTTAAAAAATGATATAGGTAGAAAAATAAATGGAGTTGTAAAAGCAGAAAACAATTTAGAAGCAACTATAGCTACAGAGTTAAGTGAATATGTAGTTACAGAGGAAGTAAGAAAGCATTTAACAAAGCTTTTTGATAGATATGTAGATTCACTTTTTAATAATACAGAGGATATGGGAGTTTGGATATCAGGATTCTTTGGATCAGGAAAATCACACTTTCTTAAAATGGTAGGATATATTATTGAAAATAAAGTGCATGGTGGAAAAAAAGCTACTGATTACTTTAAAGATAAAATTAAAGATCCTATTCTTCAAAGCAATTTAGAGAAAGCTTCAGAAAAACCCACAGATGTTATACTATTTAATATTGATAATGTTACTGATCATGGTGCTTTTTTAAATAAGGATTCAATTGTTGTAGCTTTTCTTAAAAAGTTTAATGAATATCAAGGATTCTCAAGGGAAGATATAAAAGTTGCTGACTTTGAAAGAATGGTTTGGAAAAAAGGTAAATTTCAAGAGTTTAAAGATGCCTTTGAAGAGGAAACTGGAGATACTTGGGAAGAGGGTAGAAGAAATATTGACTTCAACGGAGATGAATTTATTGATGTTGTTGAAAATTTAGGTATAATGAGTAGAGAAAATGCTGAGAGATGGCTTGAAAAAGAAAGCGTTAAATCTACCAGTGTAGAAAGCTTTTGTGATTTATTATCTGATTATTTAGCAGTAAAAGAAAAAGATCATAGAATAGTTTTCCTTGTGGACGAGATAGGACAGTATATTGGAGATAAGTCAGAATTTATGCTAAACCTTCAAACTCTAATAGAACTTTTGGGAGTAAAATTCCAAGGAAAAGTATGGGTAGGAGTGACATCACAGCAAGATTTAGGAGCTATATTAGATTCTAATGATAGAAAGAAAAATGACTTTTCTAAAATTCAAGATAGATTTAAAACAATGTTACCACTATCAAGTGGAAATATAGATGAGGTTATAAAAAAGAGACTTTTAGAAAAAAGAGAGATTGAAGGAGAGGACTTACAAAACTTCTATGACAAAAAAAGAATTGATTTAGAGAACCTAGTAAGTTTTGAAAAAAAGGGTATAACTTTAAGACTATATGATAATAAATATGATTTCTCTGAAACATATCCATTTATAGGGTATCAGTTTAATCTACTTCAAACAGTTTTTGAAAAAGTTAGACACATGGGGCATTCAGGTCAGCATATGTCTAGAGGAGAAAGATCTCTTTTAAGTTCATTCCAAGAGGCTGGGATTAGAGTTAGTGAGGAAAAAGTTGGAGCTTTAGTTCCATTTAACTATTTTTATGAGTCAATTGAGCAGTTCTTAGAGGATAATGCAAGAAGACCAATAATGCACGCTAAAAATGATAAAGGTGTAGACGAGTTTGGAATTGAATTATTAAAGTTACTTTTCCTATTAAAAGGTATAAATGGTATTGAACCAAATTTAAATACTTTAACAAGCTTTATGGTGGATTCTATAGATTGCGATAGAATAGAACTTGAAAGTAGAATAAAAAAAGCTTTAGCTAAACTTCAAAAAGAGGTTTTAATCCAAAAAGATGGTGACGCATACTATTTCCTTACAAATGAGGAGCAGGATATAAATAAAGAGATTGCTGATGAAGATGTAGAGTTAGGAGCAGTATACAAAGCTTTAGATTCATATATATTTGAAGATATATGCCCTAAAAAAAGTATAACTGTTGAAGAAACTGGAAACAAATATAGCTTTAGTAGAAAAATAGATGAATATCCTATGGGAAAATTTGGAGAACAACTTGATATAGTTATTCTTACTCCTAGTGCAGATGACTATAACAAAATCTCTTTACTTGGTACAAGAGGTGGCTATGATCTTATAATAAAACTTCCTGAAAATCATAATGAGTATTTAGCAGAGATAAAGTATTCTCTAAAAGTTGAATCTTACGTTAAAAAAACTCAGAGAGAAAATAGTAGAGAGATTATAGCTCAAATTTTAGAAAGTAAAGGAAGAGAAAACAAAAATAGAAAAAGAAGGATACAAAACGAGATAAAGGCAGCTTTAGAGGAAGCTGAAATTTATTTAGATGGACATAGAGTAGATATTAAAGCTAAAGATGCAGAAAAAGTTATAGAGGAATCTTTAAAGGCTTCAGCAAATAATAGATTTAAAAATGCCAAACTTATTAAGAAAAAATATGATGAGGGAAGAATAAGAGATGTTCTTTCAACAGAGTTTGATAGTACTAACCAACTATTTAAATTAGATTCAGACATGGAGAAAAATCAAAATATTGAAGCTATAAGAGAGGTTTTAAACAGAGTTACAAATTTAGATAAAAGAGGAGCAACTGTAACATTAAAAGATTTAGTAGACTACTTTACAATTAAACCTTATGGGTGGGATCTATTCTCTGTAAATGGATTAGTTGCAGAGCTTTGGGTATACAAACGTATTAATTTAGAAGAATCAAAAGTTTTGGTAACTAATAAAAAAGAGGCTAGAGAGTACCTTACTAAGTCTCAAACTAAAACTCTTGAAAGATTAGTTATAACTCTAAGAGAAGAGATTGATAGAGAGCTAGTAAACAGAGTTAACAATGTTTTGAAAAAACTATGGGGAACAGAGTTTGAAGTAAAGGGTGACTCACCAAAAGAGGAGCTATTCTCAATTATTGAAAAAAGAAAAAATTTAGCTATTATGCATAAAAAAGAGTGTGAAGCTAAAAAATACCCTGGAGTGAAACTATTAAAATCTTGGATAGATCTTTTAGATGATATAGTTACATTAAAAGGAAAACCAGAAAAGGTGTTAAAAGAGTTTATCCAAATGGAGGATGAACTATTAGAATTAAATGAAAAAGAAGCAACAGTTGAAGATTTCTTTAAAACTGCTAAAAAAGATAAGTTTGATAATGGAGTTAAAAAGCTTCGTGAACTAGATCAATTAAGTGATTACTTGGGAGAGTTAAAGAATAGCTCATCATATAGTAGACTTAGAGAGATAAGAGAGATGGAGTATCCTTATAGCTGTATAAGAGAGATAGATGGACTTTTAGATTCATTAAAAGAGGAAGAGACTAAGATAATAGAGGAAGAGAAAACCAATCTTTTAGCAAAAGCTGAAAAGAGTTTCCAAAAACTTCAAAATATTTTAAAAGATAAAGAGGAGATATTAAAAGAGGCAGAAAGAAAGTCTGAAGAGTTTAAAAAAGAGATTGTAGATATTAAAGACAGCTCTATTTTTACAAAGGAAAGAAGATTAAACAACGCTATCTTAGATATTGAGAATAACTATAGAAGAGGTATCAGAAATGATGTTTCAACTTTTGAAAGAGAGATTTTAGAAGAGTTAGAGAAGAAGGACTCTGTTGACGAACTAATAAAAAGAGTTCGTTTAACATTTGAAAATCTTAAATCTGAATGCAATACTAGAAAAATAGAGGAGCTAGAGGGACTTTTAAAAATAGCCGAATCAGAAAAAGATGGCTTTGTAAATGAAGCTAGTGGTAAAATGGTTAAAAAGCAAAGAGTTTCTATGAAAAAAATAGCTATAAAAACAAAGTATAATGTAGCTACAGAATCAGATGTAGAAACATATATAGAGGAGTTAGAAAAAGAGATAGCAGCATTAAAAGCTAAAATGTTAGAGGCAGTAAAAGAGAATAAAATAGTAGATATAAATTAA
- a CDS encoding SNF2-related protein: MALFNLISKIFKTQNLEEKYKFKNSYRDNIIEIEIYKDEKKIYLTEFNQKEYEYLLKTDIFQMNEEKNILELPYENIYVLDDETIEFFNLPKYFLGTLRIENDTNFLNRSGVKFKIEFVDTENRYEYKFKNLIIRERDGRRFFLKEKDFYLVQEIFLYNNDGEKNTIPTEQYKIVEKIRKLKEKKEILLGSDIQKIGDIDIVQNLELDFEEKDEKNMEIFPILKDVENFPEKIIEAFKKEFKDKRLQKIYTLKIDGEEHEIVLNNELLKALQVVKENESTISKEKFIKKEGPIFSDERMDIENLDYNYGPRVKGLGYLNYRATPALNNSDTEWFSFEFPYIDTTDGEQIRLKPENLDYLEGLSNTNLDSEEEILVKLETEDGERSLFLKQRDLQNEIFKLKNSFKEVLDFKKSKDLKNILNLLDENNWEGYAEYKGCYVTPPESRESLLKLIDDKEIEENQKVDNEAEKEKVLLLKDNIEELEHTEDSSKVNIEYKYEKPESLREEINLLPYQRDGVAMMQGLYTQSTINGVLLSDDMGLGKTLQILTFLAWLKEKKLDFRSIIVVPTSLITNWYNEDNNKKNQGEIQKFFKEKIFKVEILKGKLNNEILKRIKESNILILSYETLRINQIEFGKIEWDVMVCDEAQKIKNPTTLLTTAIKAQNVKFKIACSATPIENTILDLWCLVDFVKPGLLGSLKDFKKKYSIKDADDDVLEKINDELKNKLNKSFIRRTKDVLNSQGKEFPKKIVIYEHLKYSEEQKEKLNKLNQMKLDGASVLPLIGSMIMTCSHPKLIEKDDEIGPDLVKLETDSLKLFNVKKVLELVKEKNEKAIIFTKYRKMQKILSILVKEWFGFNPNIVNGDDTSDIRRKILDEYRNSSGFNVIILSPEAAGVGLNIVEANHVIHYTRHWNPAKEEQATDRAYRIGQKKDVYVYYPLVSQDERYGRLVFNTADEWIESPKFNFSKGSSPEEKLNRIILKKKKLLRDFFLAAPIDVDSDDFDEFKETEVKDNTILNIEHVDLLDWSYLEIIAILLMEKEYKGNGYLTKRSGDFGVDGLIEVGNNEAIAIQVKKSRNKVGKEALEEVLYGRKIYERELNLKIKKVVVITNSETTDSLSECNLENIDIIDRKKLSLLLQKYNITLDMIEKFGKN; this comes from the coding sequence ATGGCACTTTTTAATTTAATTTCTAAAATCTTTAAAACCCAAAATTTAGAAGAGAAATATAAGTTTAAAAATTCATATAGAGATAATATTATTGAAATTGAGATTTATAAAGATGAAAAGAAAATTTATTTAACTGAATTTAATCAAAAAGAGTATGAATATCTTTTAAAAACTGATATTTTTCAAATGAATGAAGAAAAAAATATTTTAGAACTTCCATATGAAAACATATATGTTTTAGATGATGAAACAATAGAGTTTTTTAATTTACCAAAATATTTTTTAGGAACTTTAAGGATAGAAAATGACACAAATTTCCTGAATAGATCTGGAGTTAAATTTAAAATAGAGTTTGTAGATACTGAAAATAGATATGAGTATAAATTTAAAAATTTAATTATCAGAGAAAGAGATGGAAGAAGATTTTTTCTAAAAGAGAAAGATTTTTATTTGGTACAGGAGATATTTTTATATAATAATGATGGTGAAAAAAATACAATTCCCACAGAGCAATATAAAATAGTTGAAAAAATTAGAAAATTAAAAGAAAAAAAAGAGATTTTATTAGGAAGTGATATCCAAAAAATTGGAGATATAGATATAGTTCAAAATTTAGAGCTAGACTTTGAAGAAAAAGATGAAAAAAATATGGAGATATTTCCAATATTAAAGGATGTTGAAAACTTTCCAGAAAAAATAATAGAGGCATTTAAGAAAGAGTTTAAAGATAAAAGGTTACAAAAGATTTATACTTTAAAAATAGATGGAGAAGAGCACGAAATAGTGTTAAATAATGAGCTTTTAAAAGCTTTACAAGTTGTAAAAGAAAATGAAAGTACAATATCAAAAGAAAAGTTTATAAAAAAAGAGGGGCCAATATTTTCTGATGAAAGGATGGATATTGAAAATTTAGATTATAATTATGGTCCTAGAGTAAAAGGGCTAGGTTATCTAAATTATAGAGCAACACCAGCCTTAAATAACTCAGATACTGAATGGTTCTCTTTTGAATTCCCATATATAGATACAACAGATGGAGAGCAAATTAGATTAAAACCAGAAAATTTAGATTATTTAGAAGGGCTATCTAATACAAATTTAGATTCAGAAGAGGAAATTTTAGTTAAACTAGAAACAGAAGATGGAGAAAGAAGTTTGTTTTTAAAGCAAAGAGATTTACAAAATGAAATTTTTAAGCTTAAAAATTCTTTTAAAGAGGTATTAGATTTTAAAAAATCAAAGGATTTAAAGAATATATTGAATCTTTTAGATGAGAATAATTGGGAGGGATATGCTGAGTATAAGGGGTGCTATGTAACTCCTCCTGAATCAAGAGAGTCGTTATTGAAATTGATAGATGATAAAGAGATCGAAGAAAATCAAAAAGTAGATAATGAAGCTGAAAAAGAAAAAGTTTTATTATTAAAGGATAATATAGAAGAGTTAGAGCATACAGAAGATAGTAGTAAAGTAAATATAGAGTATAAATATGAAAAGCCAGAATCTTTAAGAGAGGAGATCAATTTACTTCCTTATCAAAGAGATGGAGTTGCTATGATGCAAGGTCTTTATACTCAAAGTACAATAAATGGAGTTTTACTTTCTGACGATATGGGACTTGGAAAAACACTTCAAATTTTAACCTTTTTAGCTTGGTTAAAAGAAAAAAAATTAGATTTTAGATCAATCATTGTAGTTCCAACATCACTGATTACAAACTGGTACAATGAGGATAATAATAAAAAGAATCAAGGTGAAATTCAAAAGTTTTTCAAAGAAAAAATATTTAAAGTTGAAATATTAAAAGGAAAATTAAACAATGAAATTTTAAAGAGAATAAAAGAAAGTAATATATTAATACTTTCTTATGAAACTTTAAGAATAAATCAGATAGAGTTTGGAAAAATAGAGTGGGATGTAATGGTTTGTGATGAAGCTCAAAAAATTAAAAATCCAACGACTTTATTAACTACGGCTATAAAAGCTCAAAATGTTAAATTTAAAATAGCTTGTAGTGCTACTCCAATAGAAAATACTATACTGGACTTATGGTGTCTAGTAGATTTTGTAAAACCTGGATTATTGGGAAGTTTAAAAGATTTTAAAAAGAAATATTCTATTAAAGATGCAGATGATGATGTTCTAGAAAAAATTAATGATGAACTAAAAAATAAGCTAAATAAAAGTTTTATAAGAAGAACAAAGGATGTTTTAAACTCTCAAGGAAAAGAGTTTCCTAAAAAAATTGTTATTTATGAACATTTAAAATATTCAGAGGAGCAAAAAGAAAAATTGAATAAGCTTAATCAAATGAAACTAGATGGAGCAAGTGTTCTTCCTTTAATTGGTAGTATGATAATGACTTGTAGTCACCCTAAGCTGATTGAAAAAGATGATGAGATAGGACCAGACTTAGTGAAATTAGAAACTGATAGTTTAAAACTATTTAATGTAAAAAAAGTATTAGAACTGGTAAAAGAAAAAAATGAGAAAGCTATTATATTTACAAAATATAGAAAAATGCAAAAGATACTTTCTATTCTAGTAAAAGAATGGTTTGGATTTAATCCAAATATTGTTAATGGAGATGACACTTCTGATATTAGAAGAAAAATATTAGATGAATATAGAAATAGTTCTGGATTTAATGTAATTATTCTATCTCCGGAAGCAGCTGGAGTGGGATTGAATATTGTAGAAGCTAACCATGTTATTCATTATACAAGGCACTGGAACCCTGCAAAAGAGGAACAGGCAACAGATAGAGCATATAGAATTGGGCAGAAAAAAGATGTTTATGTTTACTACCCGTTAGTTTCTCAAGATGAACGTTATGGAAGATTAGTATTTAATACGGCCGATGAATGGATTGAATCACCAAAATTTAACTTTTCTAAAGGTAGTTCTCCAGAAGAAAAGTTGAATAGAATTATATTAAAGAAAAAGAAGTTATTAAGGGATTTCTTTTTAGCTGCTCCAATAGACGTAGACAGTGATGATTTTGATGAATTTAAGGAAACAGAAGTTAAAGATAATACTATTTTGAATATTGAACATGTAGATTTATTAGATTGGTCTTATTTGGAAATTATAGCAATACTTCTAATGGAAAAAGAGTATAAAGGAAATGGATATTTGACTAAAAGGAGTGGAGATTTTGGGGTGGATGGCTTGATTGAAGTAGGAAATAATGAAGCTATTGCTATTCAAGTGAAAAAAAGTAGAAACAAAGTGGGGAAAGAGGCATTAGAGGAAGTTTTATATGGTAGAAAAATCTATGAAAGAGAACTTAATTTAAAAATAAAAAAGGTGGTTGTAATAACTAATTCAGAGACTACAGACTCTTTAAGTGAGTGCAATTTAGAAAATATAGATATTATTGATAGAAAAAAACTAAGCTTATTATTACAAAAATACAATATAACTTTAGATATGATAGAAAAATTTGGAAAGAATTAA
- a CDS encoding ATP/GTP-binding protein — protein MLLEFKIGGYCSFKEMQELYLTPYPGTRIKNTKYEDNFFEIKKNRVMKSSVIFGSNASGKTNLVLGLERFIEIIQNGLDLKKDFSENKLNNSSESIKFEISVLGKDEKIYNYYLEYNFANIIEEHLTCNEKIIFKFENNSLESNSKKISTDIEKVFSIKSTETILKKLKDFEIEEITMLIEESKNIVIKRDLLFNLESKNIKYNINKTGKEKLEKEKEKVLDILKLLDYTICDFQLEKDGDINKEEIYQVIIIRENTENNERKNYYLRDESEGIKKIMNLIYDILDIYEGKTIFIDELDSSISTQTLIQIFNNIVNTKNNSKGQLIVTSHNLFLFNNNIFEPQQIYIVNKKIDLTSEIYSLSEFNIRTEKENLYQDFLKGKFGGMNG, from the coding sequence ATGCTTTTAGAATTTAAAATAGGTGGCTATTGTTCTTTTAAAGAGATGCAAGAGTTGTATTTAACTCCATATCCAGGAACAAGGATAAAAAACACTAAGTATGAAGATAATTTTTTTGAAATAAAAAAAAATAGAGTTATGAAATCCAGCGTTATCTTTGGATCTAATGCCTCTGGTAAAACTAATTTAGTTTTAGGTTTAGAGAGATTTATAGAGATTATTCAAAATGGATTGGATTTGAAAAAAGATTTTTCTGAAAATAAATTAAACAACTCTTCAGAATCTATAAAATTTGAAATATCAGTTTTAGGAAAAGATGAAAAAATATATAATTATTATTTAGAGTATAATTTTGCTAATATAATAGAAGAGCATTTAACTTGTAATGAAAAAATTATATTTAAATTTGAAAATAACAGTTTAGAATCAAATTCTAAAAAAATATCTACAGATATTGAAAAGGTTTTTTCCATAAAATCAACAGAAACTATATTAAAAAAGTTAAAAGATTTTGAGATTGAAGAGATAACAATGTTAATAGAAGAGAGTAAAAATATTGTTATAAAAAGAGATTTATTATTTAACTTAGAATCTAAGAATATAAAATATAATATAAATAAAACTGGTAAGGAAAAGCTAGAAAAAGAGAAAGAAAAGGTTTTAGATATATTAAAGCTTTTAGATTATACTATTTGTGATTTTCAATTAGAAAAAGATGGGGATATTAATAAAGAGGAGATTTATCAGGTTATAATCATAAGAGAAAATACTGAAAATAATGAAAGAAAAAATTATTATTTAAGAGATGAATCTGAAGGAATAAAGAAAATAATGAATTTAATTTATGATATATTAGATATTTATGAAGGGAAAACAATATTCATAGATGAACTAGACTCTTCTATAAGTACTCAAACTTTAATTCAAATATTTAATAATATTGTAAATACAAAAAATAATAGCAAGGGACAACTGATAGTAACTTCTCACAATCTATTTTTATTTAATAACAATATTTTTGAACCACAACAAATTTATATTGTTAATAAAAAAATAGATTTAACTTCTGAAATCTATTCTTTATCAGAATTTAATATTAGAACTGAAAAAGAAAACTTATACCAAGATTTTTTAAAAGGTAAATTTGGTGGTATGAATGGCTAG